TCTCGCCGCCCTCGGCCAGCTTCGCCCGCGAGACACGATCCGGTTCCTGCCGGTATCCTTCGAAGCGGCCCGGCGGCTTCTGGAGGTGCCCGGATGATCGCGATCGATCTCAACGGCGACGCGGGGGAGAACCCCGCCGCGATCGCCGACGGTAGCGAGGAGGCCTTCGTCGCGTCGCTGACGTCGGCGAACGTCGCCTGCGGCGGCCACGCCGGAAACGTCGCGTCGATGGCCGCGATGGTGGCGATCTGCAGGAGCCGCGGCGTCGCGCTCGGCGCGCACCCGTCCTACCCCGACCGCGCGAACTTCGGCCGCGTCTCGATGCCCCTGGAACCCGACGAGGTCGAAGCGGCCGTCTTCGAGCAGGTCCACGCCCTCGCCCTGGAGGCGAAGGGGCAGGGAACACACCTCGTCCACCTGAAGCCGCACGGCGCGCTCTACCACGACTGCGCGCGGCGCCCCGAGATCGCCGAGGCGGTGGCGCGCGCCGCCAGGCGCCAGGGGGGCGACCTCGCGCTCGTCGCGGCGGTGCATTCCCCCGCGCTCGCGACCTGGCAGGGGATGGGGTTCCGCGTCCTCGCCGAGGCGTTCGCCGACCGCCGCTACGAGCCCGACGGCACCTTGCGCTCCCGGGCCCACGACGACGCCTTGATCGTCGATCCGGTCGAGGCCGCCGCGCAGGCGGTCCGCATCGCCACCCGCGGCGAGGTGCTGACCCTCGACGGCACGACCCTCCAGGTGCGCGCGCAGTCGATCTGCGTGCACGGCGACACCCCCGGTGCCGCGGCCATCGCCGCCGCCGTCCGCCGAAGGCTGGTCGCTGCGGGAGTGCGACTGGGCTAGAGTTCGCGGCCGGAGGGGGCTCCATGGCCGCCATGAAGGACGGGACGATCGCCGAGTTCACGCTCAAGGCGGTCGTCGTCGGGGTCGCGCTCGGGATCGTCTTCGGCGCGGCGAACGCGTACATCGGGCTCAAGGCGGCGATGACGATCTCCGCCTCGATCCCCGCGGCGGTCATGACCGTCGCGTTGTTCAAGCTGTTCGGCCTTCGAGGCACGATCCTCGAGGCGAACCTCAGCCAGACGATCGGCTCCGCGTCCACGTCCCTCGCTTCGGGGACGATCTTCACGATCCCGGCTCTTTTCATGTGGGGAATCGCCCCGCCGTACCTGCAGGTCGTCGCGTTGTGTTTCCTCGGCGGCGTCCTCGGCATCGCCGCGATGATCCCGCTGCGTCGACTGCTCATCGTCGACTCCCACAAGGAGCTCCCGTACCCGGAGGGGACGGCCTGCGCCGAGGTCCTGAGAGCGACGACGCTGGGCGCCACGGGGGGTCACTGGATCTTCATCGGCATGGGAGTCGGCGCCCTGGTGAAGCTCGTGACGGGGCTTCTCTTCATGATCCCGGGGGAGGTCCACGCGGCGGTCCCGTTCCTCCCGAAGGCCGAGGCGGCCCTCGAGATCACCCCCGCCCTCGTCGCCGTCGGGTTCATCCTCGGCTACCGTCAATCGGGGGTGCTCGTCGCCGGCTCGATCGTCTCCGCCTTCGCCCTCACGCCGCTGATCGCATGGGTCGGGATGAAGGTCGGCACGCCGATCTACCCCGAGGCCAAGCTCCTGATCGCGGACATGACCGCCGGACAGATCTGGTCGCGTTACATCCGCTACATCGGTGCCGGCGCGGTCGCCTTCGCCGGCATCGTCACGGTCCTGCGGAATCTCCCGACCATGTACGGCGCCTTCGCCGCGGTTGCGAAGGGCATGTCGGGGAACAAGCTCGCCACGACGGCGGCACCCCATTCCACCGATCGCGACCTCCCGCCGGCCTTCGTGCTCGGCGGGATCACGGTCGTCGTCCTCGTCTCGGGGCTCGTGCCCGGGATCTTCGCGGGGGAGATGGGGCTCGTGCAACGCCTGGTCTGCGCGGCCGGCGTGGGGATCTTCGGGGTCCTTTTCGTCGCGGTCGCCGCGCGCATCGTGGGGATCGTCGGCGTGTCGTCGCAGCCGACGTCGGGGATCACCCTCGTGACCCTCCTCGGCGTCGCGTCGGTCTTCGTCGCCTTCGGCTGGAACGACCCCGGCG
This sequence is a window from Candidatus Polarisedimenticolaceae bacterium. Protein-coding genes within it:
- a CDS encoding 5-oxoprolinase subunit PxpA, giving the protein MIAIDLNGDAGENPAAIADGSEEAFVASLTSANVACGGHAGNVASMAAMVAICRSRGVALGAHPSYPDRANFGRVSMPLEPDEVEAAVFEQVHALALEAKGQGTHLVHLKPHGALYHDCARRPEIAEAVARAARRQGGDLALVAAVHSPALATWQGMGFRVLAEAFADRRYEPDGTLRSRAHDDALIVDPVEAAAQAVRIATRGEVLTLDGTTLQVRAQSICVHGDTPGAAAIAAAVRRRLVAAGVRLG
- a CDS encoding oligopeptide transporter, OPT family, whose amino-acid sequence is MAAMKDGTIAEFTLKAVVVGVALGIVFGAANAYIGLKAAMTISASIPAAVMTVALFKLFGLRGTILEANLSQTIGSASTSLASGTIFTIPALFMWGIAPPYLQVVALCFLGGVLGIAAMIPLRRLLIVDSHKELPYPEGTACAEVLRATTLGATGGHWIFIGMGVGALVKLVTGLLFMIPGEVHAAVPFLPKAEAALEITPALVAVGFILGYRQSGVLVAGSIVSAFALTPLIAWVGMKVGTPIYPEAKLLIADMTAGQIWSRYIRYIGAGAVAFAGIVTVLRNLPTMYGAFAAVAKGMSGNKLATTAAPHSTDRDLPPAFVLGGITVVVLVSGLVPGIFAGEMGLVQRLVCAAGVGIFGVLFVAVAARIVGIVGVSSQPTSGITLVTLLGVASVFVAFGWNDPGAKAAVLTVGTIVAVAASKAGDISQDLKTGYLVGATPARQQFGQLIGAAFACWAVAATVLLLGKAYGFPSTVLSAPQATLMKTIIDGVLAGDLPWDLVLTGVGVSGAAMLCGVSGLAFAIGVYLPLGTMLAIYAGGCARALADRGAAAAIEKKEGDIGVLAASGIVAGEGLAGVLVAGLVASGLLEKSKPAMLGGTAGSLAALAAIALVCWFLVRAARN